A genomic region of Brienomyrus brachyistius isolate T26 chromosome 6, BBRACH_0.4, whole genome shotgun sequence contains the following coding sequences:
- the LOC125744675 gene encoding ral GTPase-activating protein subunit beta-like isoform X6: MYSEWRSLHLALQSDQGHLSVLHTYPPTVGREVANTVVRPLGATLSTPGSESILKTDKEVKWTMEVLCYGLSLPLEGDTVKLCVDVYTEWMMALVDPRNSIPQPIINEPNLYVQTILKHLHNLFLPRQEPSSPIHFRLCQQVLSAVQMLAKQSSSMVRETWEVLLLFLLRICDTLLAPPTVAGGIAENLAGKLIGVLFEVWLLASARCFPTPPYWKTAREMLANWRHHPPVVEQWNKVICALTSRLLRFTYGPSFPPFKVPEDDASKIPTEMDDDCVAQTWLRFLHMLSNPVDLSNPAIISTTPKFQEQFLNVSGVPQEIVQHPCLKQLPQIFFRAMRGISFLVDAFLGVAASKSETCDHLPSYGISRPRSDSAPPTPVNRLSMPPPPSAINTTPPHSRRHRTTIVNKTTSKASTGTTAHPPKVSHPTTSSSPLSSPNQTNAEPRPLPAPSRPKVNSILNLFGQWLFDASLVHCKLHDGFNRDNTMTASFIQILLSYKSSLATQAGLEFRRKGSQISTDTMVSNPMFDTNEFPENYESGRAEACGTVCRIFCSKRTGEEILPVYLSRFYMVLVQGLQISDFICRPVLASIILNSTSLFCSDLKGVNVVVPYFISALETILPDRELSKFKSYVNPTDLRRASISILLSMLSLPHHFGNIKSEVLLEGKFSNDDNSVSDKAQTFLSLRLRLVNILIGALQTETDSINTQMILGAMLNIVQDSALLESIGTQTEMGSVEANGTMKSHSRNSSSISTTSGGSSQPTTPDSERPAQALLRDYALHTDTAAGLLVRSIHLVTQRLNKQWRSDMSVSLAALELLAGLAKVRASLETSDKKCAVSSVCGYIVYQCSRPAPLHSRDLHSMIVAAFQCLCTWLTEHPDMLDEKDCLIEVLEIVELGISGSKSKTSEQEVRYKGDKEHNPASMRVKDAAEATLSCIMQVLAAFPSLSGPSSMCSLLNEDTLIRYSRLTSTSRDNFRYFVLDNSVILAMLEQPLGNEQNPCPAVTILIRGVSGRHAWTMQLYHQPRVARANQKQVFVPERRPTPKNDVGIRFNVKHRAFPEEVDKIPFVKADMSIPDLDDIVSKPVSACCSAGSAVTSGVAFRSGANGKRGILEVQHEKLRNVMVKQMEYEAALEQHSEEVWKSKPFPDPQVDCKPPPPSQEFQTARLFLSHFGFLSLEALKESGNSRLPPNLIALDSALPGFFQDMEYLDLLPCRPFDTVFIFYVRAGQKTSQEILRNAESSVNIQPHFLEFLLSLGWPVDVGSHPGWTGNVDTSWSINSCVDGEGQQQEEGFPVDDTSGSMFNGEKKVLYYADALTEIAFVVPTLTDASSDSSENGHTPLETDSQMGLLPGIQSNLTLELFPNHSENLGQPQRMSPTSKTKKIHCGRNIPPLGPETKVLVVWMERYDDIENFPLSDLLSETSTGVESSNSSTSYRPVASEKDVPVVFIHPLKTGLFRIKLHGTTGKFSMVIPLMDGMVVSRRALGFLVRQMVINACRRKRLESDSYNPPHVRRKQKIADIFNKYRSKQLEPEFYTSLFQDVGGRSLNP; this comes from the exons ATGTACTCAGAGTGGAGGTCGTTGCACCTGGCGCTCCAGAGTGACCAGGGGCACCTAAGCGTCCTTCATACGTATCCCCCAACGGTGGGCCGCGAAGTGGCCAATACTGTGGTGCGCCCCCTTGGGGCGACCCTCAGCACCCCTGGATCGGAAAGCATCCTCAAAACCGACAAAGAG GTCAAATGGACAATGGAAGTGCTCTGCTATGGCCTGTCACTACCTCTGGAGGGAGACACCGTCAAGCTGTGTGTGGATGTCTACACAGAGTGGATGATGGCGCTGGTAGACCCTCGGAACTCCATCCCTCAGCCCATCATTAATGAACCCAACCTCTATGTTCAGACCATTCTGAAACACCTCCACAATCTCTTTCTCCCTAG GCAGGAGCCGAGCAGCCCCATTCACTTCCGCCTGTGTCAGCAGGTGCTTTCGGCAGTGCAGATGCTGGCTAAGCAGTCCAGCAGCATGGTCCGGGAGACCTGGGAGGTTCTGCTACTCTTCCTGCTAAGGATCTGTGACACCTTGTTGGCCCCACCCACCGTTGCTG GTGGGATAGCAGAAAACTTAGCGGGGAAGCTAATCGGCGTGCTGTTCGAGGTGTGGTTACTGGCTTCCGCCCGCTGCTTTCCGACACCGCCCTACTGGAAGACGGCCCGTGAGATGCTGGCCAACTGGAGACACCATCCTCCAGTGGTGGAGCAGTGGAACAAGGTCATATGTGCCCTTACCTCCAG GTTGCTCCGGTTCACCTATGGGCCTTCGTTCCCTCCGTTCAAAGTTCCAGAAGACGATGCCAGCAAGATTCCCACCGAGATGGATGACGACTGCGTGGCTCAGACCTGGCTGCGCTTCCTGCACATGCTCAG TAACCCAGTGGACCTGAGCAACCCTGCCATCATCAGCACCACGCCCAAGTTCCAGGAGCAGTTTCTCAACGTCAGTGGGGTCCCCCAGGAGATCGTCCAGCACCCTTGCCTCAAACAGCTGCCACAGATCTTCTTCCGTGCCATGAGGGGAATCAGCTTCCTTGTGGATGCTTTCCTCG GTGTTGCGGCCTCAAAGTCAGAGACCTGTGACCATCTGCCATCTTATG GTATCTCTCGGCCGAGATCGGACAGTGCTCCGCCCACACCTGTGAACCGGCTGAGCATGCCGCCGCCCCCCAGTGCCATAAACACCACACCCCCACACAGCCGTCGGCACCGGACCACAATAGTCAATAAGACGACCAGCAAAGCTTCCACG GGAACTACTGCCCACCCGCCCAAAGTGTCTCACCCGACCACCTCCTCGTCCCCTCTGTCCAGTCCCAACCAAACGAACGCAGAGCCTCGCCCTCTGCCGGCCCCCTCCAGACCAAAGGTCAACAGCATCCTCAACCTTTTTGGCCAGTGGCTTTTTGATGCCTCGCTAGTGCACTGTAAACTCCATGATGGCTTCAACAGGGACAACACCATGACTG CATCTTTTATCCAAATTCTTCTTTCTTATAAATCTT CCCTGGCCACTCAAGCTGGCTTGGAGTTCCGCAGAAAGGGGTCCCAGATATCCACTGACACCATGGTGTCCAACCCCATGTTCGACACTAATGAGTTCCCCGAAAACTACGAGTCCGGCAGGGCCGAGGCCTGTGGGACGGTGTGTAGGATCTTCTGCAGCAAGCGAACCGGGGAGGAGATATTGCCTGTCTATCTCTCTAG GTTTTATatggttctggtccagggtCTGCAGATCTCAGACTTCATCTGTAGACCTGTGTTGGCCAGCATCATCTTGAACTCCACGTCGCTTTTTTGCTCTGACCTAAAGGGCGTTAACGTCGTGGTTCCCTACTTTATCTCCGCCCTGGAAACCATTCTGCCGGACAG ggAGCTTTCCAAGTTCAAATCCTATGTCAACCCCACCGACCTGAGAAGGGCTTCCATCAGCATCCTGCTTTCAATGCTTTCTCTTCCTCACCACTTTGGGAATATAAAGTCTGAG GTTCTTCTGGAGGGCAAGTTCAGCAACGATGACAACTCGGTATCCGACAAAGCTCAGACCTTCCTGTCCCTGAGGTTGCGGCTGGTGAACATCCTGATCGGGGCCCTGCAGACGGAGACCGACTCCATCAACACGCAGATGATCCTGG GTGCGATGCTGAACATCGTCCAGGATTCTGCCCTCCTGGAGTCGATAGGGACGCAAACTGAAATG GGAAGCGTCGAGGCTAATGGCACAATGAAGAGCCATAGCCGTAACAGCAGCAGTATCAGCACGACCAGCGGGGGCAGCTCGCAGCCCACCACGCCAGACAGCGAGCGGCCTGCTCAGGCCCTCCTCCGGGACTATG CTCTTCATACAGATACAGCCGCCGGCCTCCTGGTCCGCAGTATCCACCTGGTCACCCAGAGACTCAACAAGCAATGGAGGTCCGATATGAGCGTGTCGCTGGCTGCCCTGGAGCTCTTGGCTGGCCTGGCCAAG GTGAGAGCCAGTTTGGAAACGTCGGACAAGAAGTGTGCCGTCAGCTCCGTGTGCGGCTACATCGTGTATCAGTGCAGCCGGCCCGCACCGCTGCACTCGCGGGACCTGCACTCCATGATCGTGGCGGCTTTCCAGTGCCTGTGCACCTGGCTGACAGAGCACCCTGACATGCTGGACGAAAAG GACTGTCTGATAGAGGTGCTGGAGATCGTGGAGCTGGGGATTTCAGGGAGCAAGTCGAAGACCAGCGAGCAGGAGGTGCGCTACAAGGGGGACAAAGAGCACAACCCGGCCTCCATGAGGGTGAAGGACGCTGCGGAGGCCACGCTGTCCTG CATCATGCAGGTGCTGGCCGCCTTCCCCTCCCTTAGTGGCCCCTCGTCCATGTGCAGTCTGCTCAACGAGGACACTTTGATCCGCTACTCCAGGCTCACCTCCACCAGCAGGGACAACTTCCGCTACTTCGTCCTGGACAACTCCGTCATACTGGCCATGCTGGAGCAGCCGCTGGGGAACGAGCAga ACCCCTGTCCTGCTGTTACCATCCTGATCCGAGGCGTGTCAGGCAGACATGCCTGGACCATGCAGCTGTACCACCAGCCCAGAGTAGCGCGTGCCAATCAGAAG CAGGTATTTGTCCCCGAGCGGCGCCCCACCCCTAAGAACGACGTGGGCATCCGCTTCAACGTCAAACACAGAGCCTTCCCAGAGGAAGTCGATAAGATCCCTTTTGTGAAGGCAGACATGAGCATTCCGGACCTGGATGACATCGTAAGCAAGCCGGTGAGCGCTTGCTGTTCAGCCGGTTCGGCCGTTACCAGCGGGGTGGCTTTTCGCTCGGGCGCAAATGGAAAGCGAGGCATT CTGGAGGTGCAGCATGAGAAGCTTAGGAACGTGATGGTCAAGCAGATGGAGTACGAGGCAGCTCTGGAGCAACACAGCGAGGAGGTGTGGAAGAGCAAGCCCTTCCCCGACCCCCAGGTGGACTGCAAGCCCCCGCCGCCCTCGCAGGAGTTCCAGACTGCTcgcctctttctctctcacttCGGTTTCCTGTCCCTAGAAGCACTGAAG GAATCGGGTAATAGCCGCCTCCCACCAAACCTGATTGCTCTGGATTCCGCCCTGCCCGGCTTCTTCCAAGACATGGAGTACCTGGACTTACTTCCCTGTCGGCCGTTTGACACGGTGTTCATTTTTTATGTGAGGGCGGGGCAGAAGACCAGCCAAGAG ATCTTGAGGAACGCGGAATCCTCAGTCAACATCCAGCCACATTTCCTGGAGTTTCTGCTGTCCCTGGGTTGGCCTGTAGATGTGGGTAGTCACCCTGGGTGGACGGGGAATGTGGACACCAGCTGGTCCATCAACTCCTGCGTTGATGGAGAAGGCCAGCAGCAGG AGGAAGGATTCCCGGTAGATGACACCAGTGGATCCATGTTTAATGGCGAGAAGAAAGTCCTGTATTACGCTGATGCTCTGACTGAAATTGCATTTGTGGTTCCGACTTTGACAGATGCCTCCA GTGACTCCTCGGAAAACGGCCACACCCCGTTGGAGACGGACTCGCAGATGGGCCTGCTGCCTGGCATTCAGTCCAACCTGACACTTGAGCTCTTCCCAAACCACTCGGAGAACCTCGGCCAGCCGCAGAGG ATGAGCCCTACTTCGAAGACAAAGAAAATTCACTGTGGGAGGAACATACCTCCTCTGGGCCCGGAGACAAAGGTTCTGGTAGTTTGGATGGAGCGCTACGATGACATTG AAAACTTTCCGCTTTCAGATCTTTTGTCAGAAACCAGTACGGGAGTCGAGTCGTCAAACAGTAGCACATCATACAG GCCAGTTGCTTCAGAAAAAGACGTCCCGGTGGTGTTCATTCACCCCCTGAAGACCGGATTGTTCCGCATCAAGCTGCATGGAACGACGGGCAAGTTCAGCATGGTCATTCCCCTGATGGATGGCATGGTGGTCAGCCGGAGGGCGCTAG GGTTTTTAGTGAGGCAGATGGTCATCAACGCGTGCCGGCGGAAGAGGCTAGAGAGTGACTCGTACAACCCACCACACGTGCGACGGAAACAGAAGATCGCCGACATCTTCAACAAATACCGCAGCAAACAGCTGGAGCCTGAGTTCTATACCTCACTCTTCCAGGATGTAGGAGGGAGGAGCTTGAATCCTTGA
- the LOC125744675 gene encoding ral GTPase-activating protein subunit beta-like isoform X13 → MYSEWRSLHLALQSDQGHLSVLHTYPPTVGREVANTVVRPLGATLSTPGSESILKTDKEVKWTMEVLCYGLSLPLEGDTVKLCVDVYTEWMMALVDPRNSIPQPIINEPNLYVQTILKHLHNLFLPRQEPSSPIHFRLCQQVLSAVQMLAKQSSSMVRETWEVLLLFLLRICDTLLAPPTVAGGIAENLAGKLIGVLFEVWLLASARCFPTPPYWKTAREMLANWRHHPPVVEQWNKVICALTSRLLRFTYGPSFPPFKVPEDDASKIPTEMDDDCVAQTWLRFLHMLSNPVDLSNPAIISTTPKFQEQFLNVSGVPQEIVQHPCLKQLPQIFFRAMRGISFLVDAFLGVAASKSETCDHLPSYGVTVSRTFVRTRLPSLGFVTSRNNFRERLPYGISRPRSDSAPPTPVNRLSMPPPPSAINTTPPHSRRHRTTIVNKTTSKASTGTTAHPPKVSHPTTSSSPLSSPNQTNAEPRPLPAPSRPKVNSILNLFGQWLFDASLVHCKLHDGFNRDNTMTASFIQILLSYKSSLATQAGLEFRRKGSQISTDTMVSNPMFDTNEFPENYESGRAEACGTVCRIFCSKRTGEEILPVYLSRFYMVLVQGLQISDFICRPVLASIILNSTSLFCSDLKGVNVVVPYFISALETILPDRELSKFKSYVNPTDLRRASISILLSMLSLPHHFGNIKSEVLLEGKFSNDDNSVSDKAQTFLSLRLRLVNILIGALQTETDSINTQMILGAMLNIVQDSALLESIGTQTEMGSVEANGTMKSHSRNSSSISTTSGGSSQPTTPDSERPAQALLRDYALHTDTAAGLLVRSIHLVTQRLNKQWRSDMSVSLAALELLAGLAKVRASLETSDKKCAVSSVCGYIVYQCSRPAPLHSRDLHSMIVAAFQCLCTWLTEHPDMLDEKDCLIEVLEIVELGISGSKSKTSEQEVRYKGDKEHNPASMRVKDAAEATLSCIMQVLAAFPSLSGPSSMCSLLNEDTLIRYSRLTSTSRDNFRYFVLDNSVILAMLEQPLGNEQNPCPAVTILIRGVSGRHAWTMQLYHQPRVARANQKQVFVPERRPTPKNDVGIRFNVKHRAFPEEVDKIPFVKADMSIPDLDDIVSKPLEVQHEKLRNVMVKQMEYEAALEQHSEEVWKSKPFPDPQVDCKPPPPSQEFQTARLFLSHFGFLSLEALKESGNSRLPPNLIALDSALPGFFQDMEYLDLLPCRPFDTVFIFYVRAGQKTSQEILRNAESSVNIQPHFLEFLLSLGWPVDVGSHPGWTGNVDTSWSINSCVDGEGQQQEEGFPVDDTSGSMFNGEKKVLYYADALTEIAFVVPTLTDASSDSSENGHTPLETDSQMGLLPGIQSNLTLELFPNHSENLGQPQRMSPTSKTKKIHCGRNIPPLGPETKVLVVWMERYDDIENFPLSDLLSETSTGVESSNSSTSYRPVASEKDVPVVFIHPLKTGLFRIKLHGTTGKFSMVIPLMDGMVVSRRALGFLVRQMVINACRRKRLESDSYNPPHVRRKQKIADIFNKYRSKQLEPEFYTSLFQDVGGRSLNP, encoded by the exons ATGTACTCAGAGTGGAGGTCGTTGCACCTGGCGCTCCAGAGTGACCAGGGGCACCTAAGCGTCCTTCATACGTATCCCCCAACGGTGGGCCGCGAAGTGGCCAATACTGTGGTGCGCCCCCTTGGGGCGACCCTCAGCACCCCTGGATCGGAAAGCATCCTCAAAACCGACAAAGAG GTCAAATGGACAATGGAAGTGCTCTGCTATGGCCTGTCACTACCTCTGGAGGGAGACACCGTCAAGCTGTGTGTGGATGTCTACACAGAGTGGATGATGGCGCTGGTAGACCCTCGGAACTCCATCCCTCAGCCCATCATTAATGAACCCAACCTCTATGTTCAGACCATTCTGAAACACCTCCACAATCTCTTTCTCCCTAG GCAGGAGCCGAGCAGCCCCATTCACTTCCGCCTGTGTCAGCAGGTGCTTTCGGCAGTGCAGATGCTGGCTAAGCAGTCCAGCAGCATGGTCCGGGAGACCTGGGAGGTTCTGCTACTCTTCCTGCTAAGGATCTGTGACACCTTGTTGGCCCCACCCACCGTTGCTG GTGGGATAGCAGAAAACTTAGCGGGGAAGCTAATCGGCGTGCTGTTCGAGGTGTGGTTACTGGCTTCCGCCCGCTGCTTTCCGACACCGCCCTACTGGAAGACGGCCCGTGAGATGCTGGCCAACTGGAGACACCATCCTCCAGTGGTGGAGCAGTGGAACAAGGTCATATGTGCCCTTACCTCCAG GTTGCTCCGGTTCACCTATGGGCCTTCGTTCCCTCCGTTCAAAGTTCCAGAAGACGATGCCAGCAAGATTCCCACCGAGATGGATGACGACTGCGTGGCTCAGACCTGGCTGCGCTTCCTGCACATGCTCAG TAACCCAGTGGACCTGAGCAACCCTGCCATCATCAGCACCACGCCCAAGTTCCAGGAGCAGTTTCTCAACGTCAGTGGGGTCCCCCAGGAGATCGTCCAGCACCCTTGCCTCAAACAGCTGCCACAGATCTTCTTCCGTGCCATGAGGGGAATCAGCTTCCTTGTGGATGCTTTCCTCG GTGTTGCGGCCTCAAAGTCAGAGACCTGTGACCATCTGCCATCTTATG GGGTTACAGTGAGTAGGACCTTTGTACGCACCAGGCTGCCCTCTTTAG GTTTCGTGACATCTAGGAACAATTTTCGAGAGAGGCTACCCTATG GTATCTCTCGGCCGAGATCGGACAGTGCTCCGCCCACACCTGTGAACCGGCTGAGCATGCCGCCGCCCCCCAGTGCCATAAACACCACACCCCCACACAGCCGTCGGCACCGGACCACAATAGTCAATAAGACGACCAGCAAAGCTTCCACG GGAACTACTGCCCACCCGCCCAAAGTGTCTCACCCGACCACCTCCTCGTCCCCTCTGTCCAGTCCCAACCAAACGAACGCAGAGCCTCGCCCTCTGCCGGCCCCCTCCAGACCAAAGGTCAACAGCATCCTCAACCTTTTTGGCCAGTGGCTTTTTGATGCCTCGCTAGTGCACTGTAAACTCCATGATGGCTTCAACAGGGACAACACCATGACTG CATCTTTTATCCAAATTCTTCTTTCTTATAAATCTT CCCTGGCCACTCAAGCTGGCTTGGAGTTCCGCAGAAAGGGGTCCCAGATATCCACTGACACCATGGTGTCCAACCCCATGTTCGACACTAATGAGTTCCCCGAAAACTACGAGTCCGGCAGGGCCGAGGCCTGTGGGACGGTGTGTAGGATCTTCTGCAGCAAGCGAACCGGGGAGGAGATATTGCCTGTCTATCTCTCTAG GTTTTATatggttctggtccagggtCTGCAGATCTCAGACTTCATCTGTAGACCTGTGTTGGCCAGCATCATCTTGAACTCCACGTCGCTTTTTTGCTCTGACCTAAAGGGCGTTAACGTCGTGGTTCCCTACTTTATCTCCGCCCTGGAAACCATTCTGCCGGACAG ggAGCTTTCCAAGTTCAAATCCTATGTCAACCCCACCGACCTGAGAAGGGCTTCCATCAGCATCCTGCTTTCAATGCTTTCTCTTCCTCACCACTTTGGGAATATAAAGTCTGAG GTTCTTCTGGAGGGCAAGTTCAGCAACGATGACAACTCGGTATCCGACAAAGCTCAGACCTTCCTGTCCCTGAGGTTGCGGCTGGTGAACATCCTGATCGGGGCCCTGCAGACGGAGACCGACTCCATCAACACGCAGATGATCCTGG GTGCGATGCTGAACATCGTCCAGGATTCTGCCCTCCTGGAGTCGATAGGGACGCAAACTGAAATG GGAAGCGTCGAGGCTAATGGCACAATGAAGAGCCATAGCCGTAACAGCAGCAGTATCAGCACGACCAGCGGGGGCAGCTCGCAGCCCACCACGCCAGACAGCGAGCGGCCTGCTCAGGCCCTCCTCCGGGACTATG CTCTTCATACAGATACAGCCGCCGGCCTCCTGGTCCGCAGTATCCACCTGGTCACCCAGAGACTCAACAAGCAATGGAGGTCCGATATGAGCGTGTCGCTGGCTGCCCTGGAGCTCTTGGCTGGCCTGGCCAAG GTGAGAGCCAGTTTGGAAACGTCGGACAAGAAGTGTGCCGTCAGCTCCGTGTGCGGCTACATCGTGTATCAGTGCAGCCGGCCCGCACCGCTGCACTCGCGGGACCTGCACTCCATGATCGTGGCGGCTTTCCAGTGCCTGTGCACCTGGCTGACAGAGCACCCTGACATGCTGGACGAAAAG GACTGTCTGATAGAGGTGCTGGAGATCGTGGAGCTGGGGATTTCAGGGAGCAAGTCGAAGACCAGCGAGCAGGAGGTGCGCTACAAGGGGGACAAAGAGCACAACCCGGCCTCCATGAGGGTGAAGGACGCTGCGGAGGCCACGCTGTCCTG CATCATGCAGGTGCTGGCCGCCTTCCCCTCCCTTAGTGGCCCCTCGTCCATGTGCAGTCTGCTCAACGAGGACACTTTGATCCGCTACTCCAGGCTCACCTCCACCAGCAGGGACAACTTCCGCTACTTCGTCCTGGACAACTCCGTCATACTGGCCATGCTGGAGCAGCCGCTGGGGAACGAGCAga ACCCCTGTCCTGCTGTTACCATCCTGATCCGAGGCGTGTCAGGCAGACATGCCTGGACCATGCAGCTGTACCACCAGCCCAGAGTAGCGCGTGCCAATCAGAAG CAGGTATTTGTCCCCGAGCGGCGCCCCACCCCTAAGAACGACGTGGGCATCCGCTTCAACGTCAAACACAGAGCCTTCCCAGAGGAAGTCGATAAGATCCCTTTTGTGAAGGCAGACATGAGCATTCCGGACCTGGATGACATCGTAAGCAAGCCG CTGGAGGTGCAGCATGAGAAGCTTAGGAACGTGATGGTCAAGCAGATGGAGTACGAGGCAGCTCTGGAGCAACACAGCGAGGAGGTGTGGAAGAGCAAGCCCTTCCCCGACCCCCAGGTGGACTGCAAGCCCCCGCCGCCCTCGCAGGAGTTCCAGACTGCTcgcctctttctctctcacttCGGTTTCCTGTCCCTAGAAGCACTGAAG GAATCGGGTAATAGCCGCCTCCCACCAAACCTGATTGCTCTGGATTCCGCCCTGCCCGGCTTCTTCCAAGACATGGAGTACCTGGACTTACTTCCCTGTCGGCCGTTTGACACGGTGTTCATTTTTTATGTGAGGGCGGGGCAGAAGACCAGCCAAGAG ATCTTGAGGAACGCGGAATCCTCAGTCAACATCCAGCCACATTTCCTGGAGTTTCTGCTGTCCCTGGGTTGGCCTGTAGATGTGGGTAGTCACCCTGGGTGGACGGGGAATGTGGACACCAGCTGGTCCATCAACTCCTGCGTTGATGGAGAAGGCCAGCAGCAGG AGGAAGGATTCCCGGTAGATGACACCAGTGGATCCATGTTTAATGGCGAGAAGAAAGTCCTGTATTACGCTGATGCTCTGACTGAAATTGCATTTGTGGTTCCGACTTTGACAGATGCCTCCA GTGACTCCTCGGAAAACGGCCACACCCCGTTGGAGACGGACTCGCAGATGGGCCTGCTGCCTGGCATTCAGTCCAACCTGACACTTGAGCTCTTCCCAAACCACTCGGAGAACCTCGGCCAGCCGCAGAGG ATGAGCCCTACTTCGAAGACAAAGAAAATTCACTGTGGGAGGAACATACCTCCTCTGGGCCCGGAGACAAAGGTTCTGGTAGTTTGGATGGAGCGCTACGATGACATTG AAAACTTTCCGCTTTCAGATCTTTTGTCAGAAACCAGTACGGGAGTCGAGTCGTCAAACAGTAGCACATCATACAG GCCAGTTGCTTCAGAAAAAGACGTCCCGGTGGTGTTCATTCACCCCCTGAAGACCGGATTGTTCCGCATCAAGCTGCATGGAACGACGGGCAAGTTCAGCATGGTCATTCCCCTGATGGATGGCATGGTGGTCAGCCGGAGGGCGCTAG GGTTTTTAGTGAGGCAGATGGTCATCAACGCGTGCCGGCGGAAGAGGCTAGAGAGTGACTCGTACAACCCACCACACGTGCGACGGAAACAGAAGATCGCCGACATCTTCAACAAATACCGCAGCAAACAGCTGGAGCCTGAGTTCTATACCTCACTCTTCCAGGATGTAGGAGGGAGGAGCTTGAATCCTTGA